The proteins below are encoded in one region of Lytechinus pictus isolate F3 Inbred chromosome 11, Lp3.0, whole genome shotgun sequence:
- the LOC129271859 gene encoding G-protein coupled receptor GRL101-like isoform X1, which translates to MQIDRFLTMDSFRSQFAVALILLFSTINGQKNLVQVEDAECCSDIPVSSNMGALGSRCPTSQLETQCGQRGCCVAMNQTSESTVAETYRPYPCIGSDDVIEPWYVCDGIIDCPQADDEMYCGMHVCAVTIFDGPSADIQAPCPYSEDCYTPTGSCLASELCPNRGRNATVIANLCVDPCPANCLCDALTMICSEYVGDGSEVEPIVHPRLLQFGLVDVREGVVISNTSSTTNYGSTLLLNPSDIPYVNTLGIVSPVPLTEHFHLEIEENAFAQNSFLLTLVLQGSTLDTLTEGMFSGLSSLEYLNLDDNLIHNITVDSFARLTRLITLSLANNQLTVIESGSFDGLHDLRSLNLDYNLISVIAEGTFYDLIQLRVLFLTTSEIQQFPLEIFEGLEGLESMYVTDFRLCCRVANLKECVDYEPVRFSSCSGLLEYQALGICMWLLGASAFFGNAFVLVMRLRAQRDLKRARKTVKIQSILIINLATADLLTGLYMLVLAAADTAFGSEYFVHASEWREGLPCKIIGILALLSGEASVLILALISIDRLLVVVFPFGPVHLSVRSVKIWAAVIWIFSTIAGILPPIITSALSEDAVGYFYIYSDVCLGLPLIRSTDVDLVVEAYDYETGNVDYTLNYIANGKYAYYAILLFIALNLLCFLIILFSYVAIFVYARRTARRAKRTPEREQEMRLAARMALIVGTDFCCWMPIIILGILTQTGAVSVSTQMYAWCVVFIIPINSAVNPFLYSFGEACTRGRRGIRSYSSTPVASNSGSNSEQNSKGTKTSLI; encoded by the exons ATGCAAATAGACCG ATTCTTGACAATGGATTCTTTTCGAAGTCAGTTTGCGGTAGCTCTGATTCTTCTATTTTCAACAATAAATG gacaaAAAAACCTAGTTCAGGTGGAGGATGCCGAATGCTGCTCTGATATCCCAGTGTCCAGCAACATGGGTGCTCTGGGGTCGAGATGCCCAACATCACAACTTGAGACACAGTGTGGACAACGAGGCTGCTGTG TTGCAATGAACCAAACGTCAGAGAGCACGGTAGCAGAAACGTATCGTCCATATCCTTGCATCGGTTCTGATGACGTCATAGAACCATGGTATGTTTGTGATGGTATAATTGATTGTCCTCAAGCAGACGATGAAATGTACTGTG GGATGCACGTCTGTGCAGTGACAATATTCGATGGCCCATCGGCCGATATACAGGCACCTTGCCCTTACTCCGAGGATTGTTACACTCCGACTGGCTCGTGTCTCGCCAGCGAACTGTGCCCCAATCGGGGGCGCAATGCAACAGTCATTGCTAATCTATGTG TTGATCCATGTCCAGCGAATTGCCTTTGTGACGCCCTCACCATGATTTGCTCTGAGTATGTAGGAGATGGCAGTGAAGTGGAACCAATAGTACACCCGCGCTTGTTGCAATT TGGCCTTGTAGATGTAAGAGAAGGCGTTGTCATAAGCAATACATCGAGTACTACGAATTATGGATCAACTCTTCTTTTGAATCCATCCGACATTCCCTACGTTAATACGCT GGGTATTGTTTCACCTGTTCCACTGACTGAACATTTTCACCTTGAGATCGAGGAAAATGCCTTTGCACAGAATTCCTTTCTACTTACACT GGTTCTGCAAGGAAGTACATTGGATACCCTGACTGAAGGAATGTTTAGCGGACTCTCATCTCTGGAATACCT GAACCTGGATGATAATCTTATACATAACATAACGGTTGATTCCTTCGCCCGTTTAACAAGGTTAATAACGCT GTCACTGGCAAACAATCAACTCACCGTTATCGAATCAGGCTCATTCGATGGTTTACACGATCTGAGGTCATT AAATCTGGATTACAATTTAATTTCTGTTATCGCGGAGGGAACATTTTACGACTTAATTCAACTCAGAGTTTT GTTCCTGACAACATCAGAAATACAGCAATTTCCGTTAGAGATCTTCGAAGGCTTGGAAGGACTTGAATCTAT GTATGTTACTGACTTCCGTCTTTGCTGCCGAGTAGCCAACCTGAAGGAGTGCGTTGACTACGAGCCTGTGCGATTTTCCTCCTGCTCTGGTCTGCTCGAATACCAGGCTCTCGGCATTTGCATGTGGCTCCTTGGAGCTTCGGCCTTTTTCGGGAACGCATTCGTCCTGGTGATGCGACTCCGGGCTCAAAGGGACCTCAAGAGAGCCAGAAAGACGGTCAAAATTCAATCGATTCTGATTATAAACCTTGCCACGGCCGATCTGCTGACAGGACTTTATATGCTCGTTTTGGCAGCGGCAGATACAGCGTTTGGGTCAGAGTACTTCGTCCATGCCTCTGAGTGGCGGGAAGGGCTGCCCTGCAAAATAATTGGAATCCTCGCTTTGTTGTCCGGCGAGGCTTCTGTTCTTATCCTGGCTCTTATCAGCATCGATCGTCTTCTTGTAGTGGTCTTCCCCTTCGGACCAGTCCACCTTTCTGTTAGGTCAGTGAAGATCTGGGCTGCCGTGATCTGGATCTTTTCCACCATAGCCGGTATTCTGCCTCCGATCATTACCTCTGCTTTGAGCGAGGACGCGGTAGGCTATTTCTATATCTACTCGGACGTCTGCCTCGGTCTTCCACTTATTCGCAGCACCGATGTTGATTTAGTTGTCGAAGCGTACGATTACGAAACGGGAAACGTCGACTATACTTTGAATTATATAGCAAACGGAAAATATGCTTATTACGCCATCCTGCTATTCATTGCTTTAAATCTGTTGTGCTTTCTCATTATCCTCTTCTCCTACGTCGCCATCTTTGTTTACGCGCGTCGTACGGCGCGCAGGGCAAAGCGCACACCTGAAAGGGAACAGGAAATGCGACTCGCCGCGCGCATGGCCTTGATTGTAGGTACGGACTTCTGTTGCTGGATGCCGATCATCATCCTCGGTATCCTCACGCAAACTGGCGCAGTCTCCGTTTCTACGCAAATGTACGCATGGTGCGTCGTTTTCATCATACCCATAAACTCGGCAGTAAACCCTTTCCTATATTCCTTCGGCGAGGCATGCACGCGGGGAAGACGAGGTATTCGCAGTTATTCATCAACTCCGGTTGCATCAAATTCCGGATCAAACTCAGAGCAGAATTCCAAAGGAACAAAGACATCTCTCATTTGA
- the LOC129271859 gene encoding G-protein coupled receptor GRL101-like isoform X2 has product MDSFRSQFAVALILLFSTINGQKNLVQVEDAECCSDIPVSSNMGALGSRCPTSQLETQCGQRGCCVAMNQTSESTVAETYRPYPCIGSDDVIEPWYVCDGIIDCPQADDEMYCGMHVCAVTIFDGPSADIQAPCPYSEDCYTPTGSCLASELCPNRGRNATVIANLCVDPCPANCLCDALTMICSEYVGDGSEVEPIVHPRLLQFGLVDVREGVVISNTSSTTNYGSTLLLNPSDIPYVNTLGIVSPVPLTEHFHLEIEENAFAQNSFLLTLVLQGSTLDTLTEGMFSGLSSLEYLNLDDNLIHNITVDSFARLTRLITLSLANNQLTVIESGSFDGLHDLRSLNLDYNLISVIAEGTFYDLIQLRVLFLTTSEIQQFPLEIFEGLEGLESMYVTDFRLCCRVANLKECVDYEPVRFSSCSGLLEYQALGICMWLLGASAFFGNAFVLVMRLRAQRDLKRARKTVKIQSILIINLATADLLTGLYMLVLAAADTAFGSEYFVHASEWREGLPCKIIGILALLSGEASVLILALISIDRLLVVVFPFGPVHLSVRSVKIWAAVIWIFSTIAGILPPIITSALSEDAVGYFYIYSDVCLGLPLIRSTDVDLVVEAYDYETGNVDYTLNYIANGKYAYYAILLFIALNLLCFLIILFSYVAIFVYARRTARRAKRTPEREQEMRLAARMALIVGTDFCCWMPIIILGILTQTGAVSVSTQMYAWCVVFIIPINSAVNPFLYSFGEACTRGRRGIRSYSSTPVASNSGSNSEQNSKGTKTSLI; this is encoded by the exons ATGGATTCTTTTCGAAGTCAGTTTGCGGTAGCTCTGATTCTTCTATTTTCAACAATAAATG gacaaAAAAACCTAGTTCAGGTGGAGGATGCCGAATGCTGCTCTGATATCCCAGTGTCCAGCAACATGGGTGCTCTGGGGTCGAGATGCCCAACATCACAACTTGAGACACAGTGTGGACAACGAGGCTGCTGTG TTGCAATGAACCAAACGTCAGAGAGCACGGTAGCAGAAACGTATCGTCCATATCCTTGCATCGGTTCTGATGACGTCATAGAACCATGGTATGTTTGTGATGGTATAATTGATTGTCCTCAAGCAGACGATGAAATGTACTGTG GGATGCACGTCTGTGCAGTGACAATATTCGATGGCCCATCGGCCGATATACAGGCACCTTGCCCTTACTCCGAGGATTGTTACACTCCGACTGGCTCGTGTCTCGCCAGCGAACTGTGCCCCAATCGGGGGCGCAATGCAACAGTCATTGCTAATCTATGTG TTGATCCATGTCCAGCGAATTGCCTTTGTGACGCCCTCACCATGATTTGCTCTGAGTATGTAGGAGATGGCAGTGAAGTGGAACCAATAGTACACCCGCGCTTGTTGCAATT TGGCCTTGTAGATGTAAGAGAAGGCGTTGTCATAAGCAATACATCGAGTACTACGAATTATGGATCAACTCTTCTTTTGAATCCATCCGACATTCCCTACGTTAATACGCT GGGTATTGTTTCACCTGTTCCACTGACTGAACATTTTCACCTTGAGATCGAGGAAAATGCCTTTGCACAGAATTCCTTTCTACTTACACT GGTTCTGCAAGGAAGTACATTGGATACCCTGACTGAAGGAATGTTTAGCGGACTCTCATCTCTGGAATACCT GAACCTGGATGATAATCTTATACATAACATAACGGTTGATTCCTTCGCCCGTTTAACAAGGTTAATAACGCT GTCACTGGCAAACAATCAACTCACCGTTATCGAATCAGGCTCATTCGATGGTTTACACGATCTGAGGTCATT AAATCTGGATTACAATTTAATTTCTGTTATCGCGGAGGGAACATTTTACGACTTAATTCAACTCAGAGTTTT GTTCCTGACAACATCAGAAATACAGCAATTTCCGTTAGAGATCTTCGAAGGCTTGGAAGGACTTGAATCTAT GTATGTTACTGACTTCCGTCTTTGCTGCCGAGTAGCCAACCTGAAGGAGTGCGTTGACTACGAGCCTGTGCGATTTTCCTCCTGCTCTGGTCTGCTCGAATACCAGGCTCTCGGCATTTGCATGTGGCTCCTTGGAGCTTCGGCCTTTTTCGGGAACGCATTCGTCCTGGTGATGCGACTCCGGGCTCAAAGGGACCTCAAGAGAGCCAGAAAGACGGTCAAAATTCAATCGATTCTGATTATAAACCTTGCCACGGCCGATCTGCTGACAGGACTTTATATGCTCGTTTTGGCAGCGGCAGATACAGCGTTTGGGTCAGAGTACTTCGTCCATGCCTCTGAGTGGCGGGAAGGGCTGCCCTGCAAAATAATTGGAATCCTCGCTTTGTTGTCCGGCGAGGCTTCTGTTCTTATCCTGGCTCTTATCAGCATCGATCGTCTTCTTGTAGTGGTCTTCCCCTTCGGACCAGTCCACCTTTCTGTTAGGTCAGTGAAGATCTGGGCTGCCGTGATCTGGATCTTTTCCACCATAGCCGGTATTCTGCCTCCGATCATTACCTCTGCTTTGAGCGAGGACGCGGTAGGCTATTTCTATATCTACTCGGACGTCTGCCTCGGTCTTCCACTTATTCGCAGCACCGATGTTGATTTAGTTGTCGAAGCGTACGATTACGAAACGGGAAACGTCGACTATACTTTGAATTATATAGCAAACGGAAAATATGCTTATTACGCCATCCTGCTATTCATTGCTTTAAATCTGTTGTGCTTTCTCATTATCCTCTTCTCCTACGTCGCCATCTTTGTTTACGCGCGTCGTACGGCGCGCAGGGCAAAGCGCACACCTGAAAGGGAACAGGAAATGCGACTCGCCGCGCGCATGGCCTTGATTGTAGGTACGGACTTCTGTTGCTGGATGCCGATCATCATCCTCGGTATCCTCACGCAAACTGGCGCAGTCTCCGTTTCTACGCAAATGTACGCATGGTGCGTCGTTTTCATCATACCCATAAACTCGGCAGTAAACCCTTTCCTATATTCCTTCGGCGAGGCATGCACGCGGGGAAGACGAGGTATTCGCAGTTATTCATCAACTCCGGTTGCATCAAATTCCGGATCAAACTCAGAGCAGAATTCCAAAGGAACAAAGACATCTCTCATTTGA